The Veillonellales bacterium genome includes the window AATGTTGCCGGTAAAATGCTCTCCCGGCGACAACAGCCGGATGAGGTCTTCTCCCCGTGCCTGGTGGGAAATTACTGTTAAATCAATATCCCGCCGTCCCGTCAGGCCTACCTTTCCCTGAATTCGGTGGCTGGCAGGGCCGCTTACTAATTCGATATTATCCAGTATCACCTGATCCGGCCGAATCTGAACATTTCCCCGGGCCTGAGCAAACGGCTGATAAAATGCCTGACCGTTGACTGCCGTAAAAGCAGCGGCGAGCGAAGGACTATCGACCGTTCCGGTAAGAGTGCCGGAAAAATCTGCTGTTCCGTCCAGAGGCAGTCCGTCAATCTGCCGGGCGGCCAGACTTAAAGGAAGCGACCATCCCCCTATGTTCAGGTTTAAGCTGCCATTATCGATCCTGCCGCCGGCAGTCAGCAGGCCTCCTTCCAGGACAATGTTTGCATAATCAATGCCTATCTGTTCACCGGAGCGGTAAAACCCGGTATCTATGGATGCAAAAGGAATTCCCGAATATGTACCCGCCTGTAAAGCAGCCGTTCCATACACGATCATTCCATCAATTCCGTCCAGGGAACCGGCGGCGGCAATCTGAATATCGCCAGAAGCACTAAGACCGGGAACCCACTGGCTGGCATACTGACTGTCCAGGTGCTGTCCCCTGGCAGTCAGCCGGTAAGATCGCTGGGTAAGATTTACCGTACCTGCACCTTCCACCCTGCCTCCCCACACATTCCCGTGAAACTCCTGCAAAGTCAGATTCTGATCCGCAAACTTCAGTCTGACCGATACATCTGTCGCCCCATACCCGGCCAGTGTACCCTGCTTCAGTTGAAACTCACCTGTAACCAAGGGATCGGCGATTGTCCCGCTGACATCGGCATTAAATGATACCGGCCCCTGCAGCGGCAGCGCCGGATCAATCGCCCCGGGATCAAAGCCGGAAGAAGAAACTGCCAGTTTAAATACCGGTTCACCAGTATCAACCGCTATCCAGCCCCGTACATTCACCGGCTGATCATAAATTTCAGCGGTTTGAAACAAATAAACCCGGTTATCCGTAAAAGTCATAAGTCCCTGGGCAGCACGAACCGGCACAGCGTTAACGTCAAAACCGGCATGATCCAGTCCGGCTTCCCCGGCAAAATGAAAATCACCGTCCTGGCGCCGAATTGTAAGATTGATTTTTTTCGCGTCACCCTCCACCAGTCGCAGCGGCAGTTCCGCCTGACAAAATTCTTGCAGATCGACTAAAGACAACCGCTCCGCCTTAAGCGTAAGTGACAGATTATTGCTGTCCGACAGCGCCCCGGCTACAGATATGTCAGTTCCTTGATAGGCAGCAGCCAGTTGAAGATCAATAGCAGGGTTAGCGGCAAAATCCAGACTGCCGTTAATTCCCTCAAGCTGACGGAATCCCCGCAGGCTATCCACCGACAGTCTGCCGTTTTTCAGCACGACCTCACCGGTAAACCGAGCTTCACCTTCCTGCTGCTGTATAATATCTTCAATATTCCAGCTGCCGTCCGATCGCTGTTTTAAAAAAAGCTCCGGTTGTTCGATTATGACCTTTTGAATCAGGCTGACTGCCGCTTTCCCCTGAAAAATACCCCAGAGGCTATAAGCTATATGTATCTGATCACCGGACGCCGCCAAATTTCCTTGTTTGTCGTAAAGCGTAACCTGATGAATTGTCAATTCATTCCAAGCCGTTAATTCCATACTGCCAAGCAAAATTGAACCGCCCAGACTTTGGGACAGTCCTGTTTCCACGACAGACCGGACATCCGCCATGACTGACCGGCTCCTGCTATGCCAAAAAGCGCCGGCAGCAATGAGTAGAAATAAAACTGTAACCCCTAGTACGATTGCCTTTTTTCTCATGCGAGCCTCCCGTATGATAATGAGATATCATTTCGACGTCTACCCGCTGGCTTCCTTTGTTGCTGAAGTGGAATATTATTCTTTCCGGAATAATTTGTATTATACGGATAAATTTGGTGATTTTTGTGCTGTGAATCCCCCTTATGGTAAAAACAGCCGGGGCTGCGCCCCGGCTGTTACTCCACTCTTTATTGACTTACTGCACGCTCACACCCATGGCTTTATCCAGTTTTGCCTTGCTGGTGTTATAATCGTACAAGGCCTGGATATAGTTTGTCTTTGCCGTAGTCAGGGCAACCTGCGCATCCATCACGTCAACGTTGGTTCCCACGCCGGCGCTGTAGCGCACCTGGGCAATTTTGTAATCTTCCTGGGCTTTGGCAACTGTAACTTTACTGGTAGCAATCCGCTTTTCGGCTTCCTGCATGCTGAGATAAGCATCACGAACATCCAGCTGCACCGAATCACGCGTGTCACGCGCCTGAGCAACTGCCTTATTCTGAGCCGCTTCCGCCTGCCTAATCTGAGACTTGGTCAAATTCGAATCAAAAACATTCCAACTGGCTTTTAGCGCCACCTGCCAATTATTATTCTCCGCTCCCGGAAAATCTTCGTCATTCCAGTCGCTTGCGGCACTGGCAGTAACTGTCGGCAGCCGGCCGGCATTGGCAATCGTAATTCCTTTTTTGGCAATATCAATATTCGTATCCGCCTCAGCGACTTCCGGACGGTGAACCAAAGCATATTGAATGCATTCCGTCAATGTCAAATCATATTTTTGATATTGCAATTCGTCGTTCAAAGTCACTACCGTATCCAATGGCAGCCCCACCACTTTATTGAAGCCGGAGACAGCCAAGTCGTAAGTATTATTCGCTTTAATCAGAGTTTGCTGGGCATTCGCCAGTTCCACTTCCGACCGCAGCAGATCGGATTTAGCCACTGTGCCTACATCATATTGAGCTTGGACATTTCGCAAGTGTTCGGCCAAAGCGTCCACCGATTCCTGATCCACTCTGACCATATTGCGGGCCTGCAGGATATCGAAATAACCGGTAGTCGCATCTAATTTTACCTGCTGCTTGGTAGCACTCAAGGCCAAATCATAATATTTGAGACTCAGTTTAGCCTGATCAATGGTGCCTTCCAGCTTGTTGCCTGTATATAAGGGCAGGCTGAGAGTCACACTATTGTCATAATTATCTTTTATAACAGAACTTCCTGCAGCCGGATTGCTCTTCAAGTGAGCGTCCGTATTGGTCCAGTTTAAAACCGGCTTTCTACCGGCCTTGGCCGTATCAACAGCCCAGGCTGCTTTTTCCTTGTCAGCATCTGACACGCTTATGGACGGATTATTTTTTAAGGCCAGGGCAACGCTGTCATCCAGCGATAATTCAACCGGATCGGCCATTGCCACTGCAGCGTTTAAAATTAAAAATCCACCGACCATCACGGTACTCAACCGTTTTTTCCAACAACCATTTCTTGCCATGTATATTTCCTCCTATTCCCAATACTCCCCACTTTGATTAAAATAAGGGGATTTTTGAACCACAGAGTACGCAGAGGGTGAAAATGGATTACGGGTTTAATCATATACTCTGACATCTCGCTGAATTCTCTGTGCTCTCTGCGTACAGCATCCTCCATTTTCATTCTGCGTGTACCGCGACAGCAGTATGATAATTTCTGACTAAATAGTCAATCACTGTTTTATTATAAAGCCAATTATTGTCAGTGTCAATACCATTAGAAGGTTCGCCGAATGCCTACATAGGTATTTTGGTCTGACGATTTGTTAATACTGTCGACCTGACCAACCAGATAGGTATCGGCTGACAGCCGGTACTGGGTACGCAGTTTCAGACGCACATCATTGGGATCATAGGCATCCAGCGACAGCCGCAGCTGATTGCCCAGCTTTGTATCCACGCCGACGCCGGCCCGGCTTTCAATTATTCCCGCCCGGGTGGCAAATTGATCACTGCCTTTACCAATCTGGAAGTTCGTTTTATTGGTTTCGCCGATATCATCGACACCCAGCACGGCAAAATTATCCGGTGAAGTGCTGATCCGCACGTCGGCATCACTGCGGTACTTGCTGGTATCGGTATTGTACAGCATTTCAAATCCTGTCTCAGTGTGAATCGATTGTATTCTGGTCAGCATTTTATCGGCCTTATCGCTGACGCTGCGGGCGTTGCGCAGCGTTTCTTTAATATTTTTAGCAGTTTCCGGATCGGTGACAACACCTTCCAGAGAAGCTGCCATCTTCTCCACCCGTACACTGGTCACTTTTAAGTTGTGAATGGCTTCCCTCAGATCCCGGGCTGTCTGCCCGTCGTTGTCCAAAACGGCCACCATCTTGTCCACCCGGGCGGCGACATCCCGCAAACTGCCGGACATAACCCTTAAATTACTTACCATTGTATTGACATCCGCTTCATTGTTTTGGGCCATACGGGCCAGCGTAGCACTGAGTGTATTGAGATTAGCGGTTATAGTCCGGGCATTCAGTGCTGTTTCCTTCAGCGAGGTTTTCACGTTTTCATCACCGAGGACGTCATTCATGGACCGGACCAGCTGCTGAATTTCCAGCAGAACTTGCTCGGCTGTTGCCACCAGATGGTCCAGCCCCCGGGAATCTTCACCCCGCACTATGGCGTTAGGCGGCAGAAAGCCGGAGGAGCTAAAAGGCGGCGGAGCAATATTGATAAATTTCTCACCCATTAAGCCATCGGTACCGATACTGAATTTTGATCCTTCCGGAATTTTTACGTCCGAATGGATCATAAGGGTTACGGCAAC containing:
- a CDS encoding TolC family protein, which encodes MARNGCWKKRLSTVMVGGFLILNAAVAMADPVELSLDDSVALALKNNPSISVSDADKEKAAWAVDTAKAGRKPVLNWTNTDAHLKSNPAAGSSVIKDNYDNSVTLSLPLYTGNKLEGTIDQAKLSLKYYDLALSATKQQVKLDATTGYFDILQARNMVRVDQESVDALAEHLRNVQAQYDVGTVAKSDLLRSEVELANAQQTLIKANNTYDLAVSGFNKVVGLPLDTVVTLNDELQYQKYDLTLTECIQYALVHRPEVAEADTNIDIAKKGITIANAGRLPTVTASAASDWNDEDFPGAENNNWQVALKASWNVFDSNLTKSQIRQAEAAQNKAVAQARDTRDSVQLDVRDAYLSMQEAEKRIATSKVTVAKAQEDYKIAQVRYSAGVGTNVDVMDAQVALTTAKTNYIQALYDYNTSKAKLDKAMGVSVQ
- a CDS encoding MlaD family protein, whose product is MSLSTEAKVGGFTLVGLILLAYMIIHLGNFNFGEKGYPVQAVFSQVNGLKEGNLVRYNGVEVGRVKSVRVVPDGVAVTLMIHSDVKIPEGSKFSIGTDGLMGEKFINIAPPPFSSSGFLPPNAIVRGEDSRGLDHLVATAEQVLLEIQQLVRSMNDVLGDENVKTSLKETALNARTITANLNTLSATLARMAQNNEADVNTMVSNLRVMSGSLRDVAARVDKMVAVLDNDGQTARDLREAIHNLKVTSVRVEKMAASLEGVVTDPETAKNIKETLRNARSVSDKADKMLTRIQSIHTETGFEMLYNTDTSKYRSDADVRISTSPDNFAVLGVDDIGETNKTNFQIGKGSDQFATRAGIIESRAGVGVDTKLGNQLRLSLDAYDPNDVRLKLRTQYRLSADTYLVGQVDSINKSSDQNTYVGIRRTF